The following DNA comes from Miscanthus floridulus cultivar M001 chromosome 5, ASM1932011v1, whole genome shotgun sequence.
CGCAGCGTACATTGATCCCATGGCATTCATCAAATCTTGTGATGTATAGCTGGATTATAAGAAGCAAAACGTAAATAAAAAACTGAAGGTCAAGCCACTTGTTTGCCATAAGCAATGGTACAATTGGGCATGACTTACATTTTGCCACCTAGGTCCCAAAAGATGGTGCCAAGGAGGAGAGCAATGATGGTAGTGAAAAAGAACCTAACGGTATTGTAAGGAGGGTTCCTCCAGTATGACAGGTTCTGCTTCCACAGGCAAGCCACACATTGTGTAATGGAAGACTGTGAGTACTTGCTAGAGAAATGCATGTCACTTGAACCTGGTGCTGGTTGGCTCAATTCCTTTATCAAGGCCTTGTTCCTCCTGTAAAATGTAACAAGCAACACATCATCTACTGCAGAAATTCCCTGGAGAAGGAAGGTTGGTTAATACTGAAATGTGCATTGGTATATACCAACTGATATTACTCCGTTTTGCTGGGTAAGTTTATTATACTGTAATTAGTTCTAATTGTTTAGATTTTTTTCCTAGTTGTTAATATAACCACCTATGGTTATTTTCAAAGATGaagtgactagtagggtttcgaATTTACTTACTGGTAGAGTTCAGATTTCTTGTACATATCACTGAAATCAAGACCTAGAATCTGTTCCTGAGAAGTTGTGGTCACTTCCAGCATCCATGTTGCTGGATTGTAGCCATCTTTAATTTTGCTGACCCCTTGAATCGCCTGAATAATATGAAACCACATGATCTTCTCAATAATTTTAAGGAATTTCATAGATGGATATTCAGATTCCTGTAATATCATTTACCTCGAAATAGTTGATTAGCTCTGAAGAATGATGTCCAAGTGGACCAGCATAGATCTCTTCTCCACCACGCTTCATAAGGAAAAGCTGCATGCATTAATCAAACATTTTAGACACGGCAAGTTGCAACATAGTTCAAGGTTTGGAAAATTAGCCACAGCAAAACAAGTATGACAAATGCTGACCAGAAAGTAGAGGGTAGTTGGAAGTAATCCTATGTGAAATCTCACTCACCTCATCAAATGCTTCAAATATGTCAATGCTAGGCTGATGTATCGTGCAGACCACAGTTCTACCAGTATCAACAGTGTTCCTCACCGTCCGCATCACAATTGCAGCTGCTCGGGCATCAAGCCCAGAGGTTGGCTCATCCATAAAGATGATTGATGGATTTGCAACCAGTTCCACAGCAATGGTAAGCCTTTTCCTCTGCTCAGTTGACAGACCATTCACTCCAGGAAGTCCAACCAAAGCATTTCTCAGTGGTTTGAGCTCCACAAGCTCCATCACCTCCTCAATGAAGATCTGCACATATAATGGTGAGCAACTATCTACCAACTGTATCCTTCTATGGGTGGAAATTGCAACTATTTTGTGGAACTAACCTTTCTTTTGTTCGAATCGATGTCCTTGGGAAGCCGGAGCCATGCTGAGAAAAGCAGGGACTCATAGACTGTCACCTGCGGCGAGTGGATATCATTTTGTTCACAGTATCCTGATACCCGTGCAAAGGTCTCTTGTTTCTTTGGGTATCCTGAAATGCGGATGTCTCCTTCAATGTACCCACCTGTCTTTCTCCCAGCTAACACATCCATCAAAGTAGTTTTTCCTGCACCGCTGACGCCCATCAGTGCGGTCAGCACACCAGGCCTAAAAGACCCACTGACACCTTTGAGGAGCTCCAAACGATCTTCTTGTACACCTTGTGCTTTCATTTCCTGAATTTAATTTCATGACCAGGGTTACAAAATAGTGATGAAATTGCATTTGTTGTGTAAGAGATCAACTTTCTATATTTCACCTGTGGCATGTCAACAGAGTATTTGATGTTGTCAAAGGTGAGCGAGAGCGGGTCAAATGGGAGGATCATTCCCTTTTTAGTCGAGGCAGAATCATCTTCCATGATTGCAGAATTAGTTTCACTGTGGACTCCTGTTGATAGATGACTGCTTGCTGATACCAAGTGATTGCCATCCAGAACCTCCCCTTTGATGTTGGCATGCTTCTCCTGCAGCTCCTCTTCGGATACAGATGGCTGGGAGTTGCCATATGCTGGAAATTAACAAGATGGAATCATTCGCACTTCACAGGTTCGAATACATTGAAATCAGAGAACAATGAGAAAATCAGTTTGGGAGTTACTCACGCTTAAGGTATGTAAGGGCAAGAGTGAAGAGAGCGTTGAAGAGTATGGTGAACCCAACCAAAGCACCAAAGCCAATCCAGTACCACTTTGCTTCTGTGAATACTGCACGGGACTTGAGGGTTTGCACACCTAGGGTCTCGTTGGAGGCAGTGCTATTCAATATTTTGTCCCACCTGTGACCCAACATCTCATTCACTGAAATGGCATTTTGTGCATACATCATTGGGGAGATCCAGTAGCCCCATATCCACCATTTCTTAATATTATCTGCATGACGAAATACAGACAAGCATTAATTTAAGAAGCTACGTTGCAATGAattagaaagagagagaaaaatgacTTCTAACCTCTTATTAGAATAAATCCTCCCAACACCATGACAACCAGCAACATGAACGATGCGAAGACATTAGCAACAATCATGTTCCTCGATACCCCACTAACAAACCGGAAGAGTGCCGCTGCCATCTGATTGACCGCTAACAGAAGCAGATACTGCTTGAAGAACCTGGGGGCAACCATTACTGTTAGAACATTCATAgcactttttttttgaaggaaacaTTCATAGCACATTACCAGAGTACTAAGAATGGCTAAGGATAAACATTTAAACAATTGGAAAAATCTCACCTGCCGACATTTGGGTCGAACCCAATGACATAGTATGTCAAGAATACATAACCGCCAACCTCGATAAATGTGATGGGTACCTTGACGATCCACGAGGGTAGAGTGTAGGACCATGCCGGAAAGAAAAGGAGATCCCTCTGCTTGAAGAATATAGGCAGCTTGAAGACAGTTAGCGACAGCTCAGACAAGCCATTGAACATGATCATAAGCACACCAAAGAAGACTGCACCCATGTAGAGAACCCCGTCATTCACTGTGTCATGCTTCATGTTCGTACGGAAGAAGAGAGTCATTGCAATGATCGACATCAGTATCAGCTGTAATGCCAGAGCACCAAAGTGTCGGTCATGTTTCAGTTATTTTTTCTCTACATGCCAATCAATCATACTGTTTGGTCTTATGTGTTACCTGGAAGGTTCTGAAGATGTAGACAAAAGAGTTCCTCTTCATGAGAAGGATCTCCCGGTCTATGTTTGCTTTGAGCAACTCCTTGCCACTCACACCATACCTTGTGGTGGTTAGTGCGGCTGGGTGGCTTTTGCTCTTCTCGAACGGAACAGCAAGCTCATTTGCTATAGCTCTCCCTGTGTGGAATGACTTAAATGCAGTCGCAAATTCCTTCACGGGCACAAACCTGTAGGGCTCATCAGGTCGCACCCAGTACTGTTTCTGATCTTTTTTCGAAGTCACCTGCCAGCATTTCGAAAGAGATAAGATAACAAGAACTTTATGCACTTATGTATACTGAAATATGGTGGCACAGTACATACTTCTTGCAGGAAGTCAGCGACACCCTTTCTCTCAGGGCATCTGAAACCTACTGACTCGAAAAACTCAAGCACTTCTTCTCGGGGGCCCTGGTAGACAACCTGACCATCTGAGAGGAGTATGATGTCATCGAACAAGTTATAAGTCTCTGGTGCCGGCTGCAGTAGGGAGATAACAGCTGTGCCACCAAGGATGTGAATGGACTGCCTGAGTGAATTCACAATTTGGAATGTAGTGGAGCTATCAAGCCCAGTTGAGATCTCATCCATGAAAAGCGCCCTGGCTGGCCCCACCAGCATCTCACCTGCAGGGAACATCCAAATGATATAATTCAGAAAGAACTTCAGCAAAACCAATGTTGTTGACCTAATATATGGTTATGAAAGACAGTTTTACCAGTTGTAACACGCTTCCGTTGTCCACCAGATATGCCCCTGAGCATCTCATCCCCTACCATTGTGTCTGCACATATCTCTAGTCCTAATATCTGCAGCAAGTGGAGTGTACATAGTTAAGACATATTTGAGTAAGTCAATCTAAAATTGCTTGATTTGAGGCTAAAAGGTGCAATGTATACCTTCAGAATATAGTCAGTGACCACATTGGCATCTTGCCCACCCATTGCATACGCCTAATTAAATTAAGCAGGAAAACCATAGTTTTGATTATGATTGGCCAATTATTCATGGAAACATAATCTACGATATAAAAAAATCTACTGGATTTAGTCAGGATTGCATGCCTTCATGAATGCATCAATATCAGCATCAGGCTTGATATTGGCCGCCTTCTCTCGCCTCGACAGCTCAGTCAGCATGTCTAACATAAAGGAAAGAAGCAAGACCCGGTAAGCATATCAATGAATAGTATAAATCATACATGGTAGGCAAGCAGAAcaaaagcatatgcatgtatcgCATGACTCATTGCTCGGAACTGTACCAAAACAGGAGCCAACACCCTGGCAGCGTGCAGAGAATGCAAGCGTCTCCCTCACAGTCATCTCTCCTATGTGGAGGTCATGCTGGCTGATGTACGCGGCTGTCCTCTCTGGAACAAACTCTGTCATCTCGTGACCATTATAGGTCACTTTGCCTGAAAACTGCACGGTGTTTCACTATAACATTAGGCACTGTACATTTCATTAGAGTAGTTAGTACAAAGCATACAGCAGTTGCCAATGAAAGATGCCCTGTTTCTTGAATGCCCAGTTTTGTGCAGAAGTACAAGGATACATTTTGTTTGGTTTTTGCGAGGCGTATTATTATTGCAAAGAAGTATAAGGATACATTTTGTACTACCTTGAGGTCTTTGTCAAGCCTTCCGGCCAAGGCGAGCAACAAACTGGTCTTGCCTGATCCAGGCGGACCTAACAGAAGTGTCATCCTGCATAAACGCAAAAAACGTGAGGTTGACTGGTGGAAGAAGCGAAGGAATCGAAGACTTGTAGTCCCAGACTACTAAActgtctctttttttcttttcccagACCAACACAAgcagaaaaacaaaaaaacaggAATATAGAATTACACTAGttgacaaaaaacaaaaaaacagctCATTGATTCTGTAGATGGAAAATACGGAGTAGTTTGACTTTCTTgaggacaaaaaaaaaacaataataaAAGAGCGATTGTTTTACTCAACTACCTGCGAGGTTTGATGATTCCGCTGACGTCGTGGAGAATGGGCATGATCCGCTTCCTACTGGGCAGTATGTGCAGCGCGTTCGCCGCTTCCTGCGTCGAACAAAGAGGCGCACCGACCAAAGTTCAAAATCGATCGTCTTTCGCTATCGGAACTAACGGGTGGAATGGCGCGCGTACCTCGACCGTGTTGACGATGGAGTTGACGACGGTGGGGAGGCCGCTGCTGCCGACGCGCACCTCAGCCTCCGCCTCAAGGTTCTGGAACCGCACCTCGATCGTGGGCATGTTGATCCCGACCCTGCAGCAATCAAACAGCGCGCGGGCGGAAATCGTCAAACACCCGGCGAGCGATAGGAATTCGAGTGCAACCGCGCGCAGCTCGTCGCGGAGCGGGCGAGGGGTTACCTGTCGATGCGGTCCTTGAGCTTGAGCAGGAATCGCTCGTTGTCCTCGTCGGCGACGCGGACGAGGCGCTCCAGCAGCGCCCGCCTCTCGCGCGGGCCGAGGCTGAGCACGTCGACGTCCACGAGCCCCTTCCCGCCGGCCGCCTCGGCGCCGTCGGCCCCGAGGTCGAGCGGGACGATGGCGCGGCGGACGCGGTCGTAGGTGGGCAGCTTCTCCAGCGCGGCCCAGCGGagcgcctcctcgtcgtcctcctccctGGACGAGCGTGAGAATACGTCGTCACCACGCCGCCACATGGAGCCGCTATCCCCTAGCCGCATACTCGCCACCTTCTGAATGTCCCCCGCCGCGTCCATCTCGCTACTGCCGACGCCGCCTCCTGCTCCCCCTACCAATCCGCACCCCGCACCACAACGCCGAGCTGCCACCGGGGGGGGGTTACCAATGAGATTCCGGTGTTTTGGGGGTGCGTGCGTGCGCTTGCCCCGCTTAACGATGAGAGAGCGCTCAGGGCTCAGGCGGAGACGCGTTGGGACGGGACGCCTGTTCGTTCGTATTATAAGCCGCCAACGTAGCAGAGAAGGGGAAGGGGAccaaattttttacaatttgatttttatttttataaatagaCATCTGGTAAAAACAGACCTTAAGAGTCGCCTGCCGGTCGTGGTCAGAGCCGCGCCGCCCGGGGCCCGGGGACCGGGGAGGCCGCTCTGCTTTTGCTTCCTCGAGTTGCCAGTTGCTACCAAGACACCTCGCCTCCCTGGTCCTGGCGCTGCATTGCTGGACCGGGCTGGGCCGCTTGTTGCTTCTAGACTGTTTTCCGAGTGGAAATGGGGGGAGGAGGAATCGTCAATTAACGGACTGCCGCGCCTGCCCCGTCGTTTCTAGAAGTCCAAGCATTTTCCTCCCTCTAATCCCTCTATCTGCTACAGACGAAAGTCCACGTATAGTCTCTTGCTACGTTGATAGAACTTAGAACACGCGTCCATTCAGGACAGGAAATCAAAGGCGTGCTTTTACTTCGTGTATACCAGCTTCGTCCGTGTTTAATTTCAACGTACGCAGTCCGGCGCATAAACTTCTTCCTTTTGAATTCTATATATATCTCATCTCCGTCTCTAGCTACCAACCTTGGCCTGCGCCAAGCATGGACATCTTCGAGAAGAATGACAAGCGtcgacagaaaaaaaaaaagttaCTCTAATTTTGTTTTACCAATTGTACTCGCGCAGAAGGACCCACGCACGTAAACAGTGACGAGTTAACGACATTAACGCCATCTCGCCAAGAGATTTGCAGCCAGCCACTCTTCCCGTTCCACTTTCGGGGCAACGCTGAATTCCCGGTGGTCAAAATGGATTGCTCGAGCGGAAGGAAGCTTCTGTTGCCTAACCATGAAAGTTGAAATCCAGTTGTTTCAGTCCCTCGACTATCGTCTAGATTTTCAATAACATGGCCGTTTCGGTCCTTCAAGTTTTCTTTTGAGCACGATTTCATCTGACGACTATCAAAGTGATCATTTCAATCCTTAAATTTTGCAGTTTAGGCTCAATTTAAATTTTTATTTATGAACTATCAAAGTGTCTTTTGGGTTCTCAAACTTTTATTTTCAGCCCAACATGACGTCTTGTCCTACATGGAACACCATACTATCACGCATATTCAGCTCTAGCACCGCTTATGATAGGAGATAAAAAAAATAGTATTAGGACAAACACATCATTAGTGCACGGTTTAAATACCCTTTAGTAGTGATTAATAATTCTAATGCATTATTGATGGTCTAAATAACTGCATTGCTTACGGGGAAGCAAAGTTACAGCAGCCACGAAGCTATTTAGTACCTTAAGAACATATTGATGAATTAGAACCAcaactgaaagttcgtagtaggggttacaaacggtcaagagaaggacatgtcccaagtctctggtgagaggagcgaacgggtgccaagagcttggtcgcttcccggctgtgtgcttgtgtgttctgatcggttcggggttcgatgggttcgaGTCGATGTGTTGCAATGCCCcttatgggacgccctgctttctcttttataggctaagggaaagcacGTGTTACAATGGAGGAAAAAGAGAAGTCCTCCaggatcaccgggtccttcttttccttcacgtgggttccgccgaccctgtagatgtcaacagggacagctccacgtcgtggccctgtccgtcactagcgccatgcgcaggcgatgtctcccggtcgtggcgctccactccatcctgggGGACATtgtggtgaactaacgcgcctgTCAGTCCTTCATACGAGGGTTATGAAGAACAGCACCGGTATGCCCGacgttgttcctgatgtgaatccccaggtatggcccgtcacggTCACGGGTTATATCGAGGCATGCCGGTCACCACcctagtgtcagagctttgacccaggcccattcgcttggacctgAGGTGGTTGGTagtggtatgggtctccatcgggcgagacggagcgcaaacccaagggtcgggcgaggcagagtcgaccctagaggccgggcgaggcggagcgcaaacctaagggtcgggcgaggcggagtccccctagaggccgggcgaggcagagcgcaaacccaagggtcaagcgaggcagagcccgcccccagaggccaggcgaggccgagctagcccttagaggtcggggcaggtggagcccatggcctcggtgtcggcgaggcggagcctaccctcagaggtcgggtgagacggagccagccctcagtggtcgggcgaggcagagcccgtggccttggtgttgagcaaggcagagcccacccttagaggtcgagcgaggcagagccagtcctCAGAGGTCGGGTGAAGTAGAGCCagtcctcagaggtcgggcgaggtggagcccgtccCCAGAGGCCAAGCAaggcggagcttgcgcacctaggggtcggttggagctgtagtcgcgctcttgactgctcggatgagtcaatattgatggttattagttcctcctcttcgggtaccctagtattggtccccgacagtagcccccgagcctgtggaggagtagaatacttttTTAGAGGCATTTCTGAATAGGAGGACTCTGAAGGTCtcggccttcttttgttgcccaccgCATGACCTAGGGGTAGTGATTCCTGTTCCTCGAGCCCCTCCCGTAGCAGGGGCCCAGGTGAGGATCGATTTGTCTTTGCGATTATCTTCCCTCAAGCGTTTATTCCGATAAAAATAAAGGGGCcgagccgtgccatgattttcctctaaggACGAATCATGGCACCtgatgagctgttaatgggccAATCCGAGTGGGGCCCCTGGCATCCCATTCACGGGGATTCGACTTGTGTCACCTTGGCGGCTGACCctagattctcagtggtcaatccatatagttcttggatcCATTtgaccggtcccgagggctaaGTACCTTTCTTTGAAGAAAAAACATGGATCGTAACAGgccgagactcgaacgtgggccaggATGCCCGCGGTGCTCGTGCGCCTGAGTACTGGACgctagcaggcccatccctttTCACCTCTCACCCTAAAGGTGCCTGGAGCGGTTGTCAAACCTATTGATGGGCCGACCTGTGAACTCCTAGGCCCAGTCGAGCCATAGAGGTGCTTTTAGATCTGCATTCCTCTTACTCGTGATGAGTCATGCCCCGTCCGGAGAGGCAAAATATCCGGTGAGTTTTCCAAGGGAACGGACAGAGTTGCGTGTGCACGTCCCATGGTGGGATGTTGCGGTAGATCGTGGTAGGCGCGGAGATCTAGGTGCACAGTTGGTTTCCTCACattcgtcgcccctataaaaccaaagggttcaccccccggattccataccttgcatccttgccttcgtcgcccgatggctatgtggtgtcgttcgcccacttccaagGGTGTGGGTTTGCGAGCCCACCCTTAGATTTCTTCGAGGGCTgctacactactacaagatcaaagtgcagcatctcaatcccaacgggATCCAATACATGGtggcgttcgtcgccctgtgcaaggggttcctagggattagcccCCACTTCAATTTGTGTGGGTACTTATTTGttgtcaccctctagaagaataGGGAGAAGTGCGGCAGGCAGGAActacacatgccgatggggtgcaccAGCATCCAGCTCCAGAACAATtgggtcggtgagtacccatcgatgcggctatcaacgtccaacaaggggtggcactcgcagtggttctacctcaagaacgtcACCGCCGCCCCTCTGCtagagttcaccgggcgcctgatcgaagaggccccagagtcgtggaggaagtggggcatcctggagaaggacaagaagatatGGGACCACATTGCTGCCatccacatcctcaaggagaacGGCTTGAAGGGGTCAGGAGTCATCGgggcctaccatgcaaggagggtggcactgTTAATGATGCGCTCTCTCTTGCTGTATGCGATGGTGTCTGAGGTATCTTTCGATGGAACAATGCTCGCTAAGAGggcgctccccaactctgagatcgcacaacgcatcaaggaggcaatggagctctCGTGGGACAACGTGGGTGCCCCCCTCGATTTTGTCTACCCAGTGCTGGGACATCCTCCGATGTGGTCAGAACCAGGTCATGTCGTCTTCGTAAGTTTACCCTTctcatgccttctcttcaatagattttctgacctcttgatactaatTTTGAGAGGGTCAGGActagccaagggacctcatcttcatggatcacctgGCACAGTTGCCGAGGGATTCATCCATGAGGGCGGCGAATCGCGCTAAGGGCGTGTggctgaggaaggtgaaggaggacaagaagaggaagaggcagcaGCGAAAGCTATAGGCGTGGGAATGGGGGAGGACATCAAcagcgacgacgatgatgatgatggtgatgatgatgaggtagccgaCGATGTTGAGTGGGACATCCTGGAGAATGAGGATGCGTTGACAAGTATTGGTTTGTCCTTATAGGAgttgggacccttcccgttccacagaGAGGAGGGTACGTCCGGGGAGCCAACAAAGGCAGGACGTACCGTTGGCCTCCCCTAGGAGTCAATGGGGGCGGGTGGCTCTGCTACCATGCCTAAGATGTTGGCAGAGGTGGCCGGCTCCACCGTCATGCCCCAAGAGTCAAGGGGAGTGTGCCCCTCTGCCcaagagcagggggcaggcttgaaACATCCTCGCCCTGATGAGACGAAGCAGAGGTTGGGGGGTTTGCCCCCCCAAACATACCTATCGCCCGATGGCACTGAGTTGAGTTATCAGTTCCTCTGTTTTTTCCTGTCTTAGTTGGATTTTgtcgtgacttatgcttttcgtctCTTGTAGCGTCGACAGGCAGCGCAATCCTTTAGCGTTGGTGTTGGAGAATAGCGTCGTCCTCCAATTGAGGCGGCAATCATCAGCTAGGTCACGCCCGTTTTGGGCGGCGAGTGGCACCAGTGTGACCGTGTCATCGACCGGTCGAATGCTACCCATGGTGGTGCCTGTGCCCTCGGTGGGATGGGCGGACATGGGGGCTCAATGGGTGCCTTCGGAGGTTGTGGAGTAGCTGACTATGGCCACAATACCACTACCAATGATGGGGCGGACAGGGCTGTCGACCACATTCATGGTGCCAACCATGGTGGCCACGATGTAGCCGGTCGTGACCCCCCAGcataggtggaggtggtggcgatCGTGATAGATGAGTCACGACCGGGCTCAACCATAGCGGTGCTTGAGGCACTGTTGTGACCCACGCCATCGGCAGCCCAAGCGACGGTGCCTGGCGTGGGCCAGATGGAGTGGGACACGACCGAGGGGTCCCTAAGAGTCATGGCGGTGGCAGAGAGGTCGATAGTGCTTGGGACCAGTGGGGAGTCATCCCTGGCGCTAACATCGGTAGGCAGCGACTTGCCCGTGCGGGGCGAGCCCCTGCTCCGGTGGACAAATCTATAGGATCCGGCATCgacgctcttcaccctcgatgatgctgctgagagcatggagtgggagagcctcgaTGTGGGGATCACATCCGTGCTAGAAGCCCTAGACCATGCTAGGGGTGCCTTGCGCGACGTTGTCATTCCCTCCGACTGGGTATTTGCTTGATCCTACCTCTTGCCCTTttttctctatatattttttgtatcctgaccatcatctcCCTTCAGTCCCTCATCGCTCGTAGCCGGGGGAAGTCTCAATTCCTCCATGAATAGAAGGAAACCTGGGaccacctcatcgaggaggcgcAGCTATGCAGGGAGGTGACCGCTCAGCTTGTTGCTGCTTAGCAAAAGGTAGCCAAGATGACTCCCCTCACTGAGGTGGTGGATAGTCTTTGGTCatgggtggccgaggcccgtcGGGATGCTAACGAGGCCGAGAAcgcattcgaggccctatcggtgaggtcaTGGAGAGACAATGAGGAGGCACCAAGGTTAGGAAGTAGCGggatgagctactctagaaggacaCCGAGACCCACTAGCGGATCCTCGACCTTTTGgccaaggttgagaaggaaagagaGCTAAAGTtgggggccgaggagaagctcgtggccctagagaagagggcgagcctGGATGCTATGGTGATCGCTAGGCTAcacaaggagtgggatgagctgctctaaaccatggagaggctccacTTGGAGTGTGGTGTGGCTCACAAGGAGCGTGACCATGCCTTttgagagcatgaccaggcctaccaagagcgcAACGACGCACAAcagaaggttggctccctccACGCTGAGCTTGGAAACATGATgacccagaagctggaggccaAGAGCGTTTCTACTAGGCTAGCCATGGACCATGCCGAGgcaaggaggaatctttaggAAGAGAGCGACGAGCTCAGTATCCTAAGCGgcgccctcagagtggtctgcgatgaccttgaggtggtgcagtCAGAGGGGACTAGCTCACTTAGGGCCTATGCCATTGAGATCATGACTTGGGTGTGCCAGCTCATGAGGAATGCCCTTCATGCCGGGGTCAaccaatccttcatgattgctcgttctcaCTATGGAGACAACATCAATGTGGAcacgatgagccatggcttcacaTTTGGCTATGATGTCCATGatctggaggagatggaagcggtggtggctcccctttcacgGGACCTGGCGGATAGGatcgaaggcatagttctccccaggaggggttagttagttcaataggtcagtcaatcattcttgtaatcagtggacaagtgccgacccttgtgtatcatttaaacaaacttgttattttgtttcatttgaccaagtctgttcttttgttttggtgcgaacggatttgttttccttcctttttatgtgtgaaaaggggttcatgtgttctgacccttccatttgttaagatcatagagctcgaggtgtaagagggaaactctgatcacactggtaagcaagactgccgtagccgctggggcataggtttctcacagtCTGACTAGCCTTGCTCAGTCATTCATTTTCATAGACCTTGCTACTTGGttttaacgtgaggaagggtgttgggcatggtgactatttcagaaagggtatgtgtatacccttatcagccctcgagttagacctgaccccttgctgttgctagggtcaggtgtcattaaagatcgaggagtggatagtgaaactagtaggagaaagcgtctcttgttttcaTGCATACCCCCTCCCTatgatctgagccatcgttctacgaccgagcatttggtctccttatgagtccaactttccttgagcccccatgcAAAGCAGAGGTCTGGTCAAGGGTTAGCTCATCTTTATGATCATCACCCCGTCCGTGGT
Coding sequences within:
- the LOC136450091 gene encoding ABC transporter G family member 36-like, translating into MDAAGDIQKVASMRLGDSGSMWRRGDDVFSRSSREEDDEEALRWAALEKLPTYDRVRRAIVPLDLGADGAEAAGGKGLVDVDVLSLGPRERRALLERLVRVADEDNERFLLKLKDRIDRVGINMPTIEVRFQNLEAEAEVRVGSSGLPTVVNSIVNTVEEAANALHILPSRKRIMPILHDVSGIIKPRRMTLLLGPPGSGKTSLLLALAGRLDKDLKFSGKVTYNGHEMTEFVPERTAAYISQHDLHIGEMTVRETLAFSARCQGVGSCFDMLTELSRREKAANIKPDADIDAFMKAYAMGGQDANVVTDYILKILGLEICADTMVGDEMLRGISGGQRKRVTTGEMLVGPARALFMDEISTGLDSSTTFQIVNSLRQSIHILGGTAVISLLQPAPETYNLFDDIILLSDGQVVYQGPREEVLEFFESVGFRCPERKGVADFLQEVTSKKDQKQYWVRPDEPYRFVPVKEFATAFKSFHTGRAIANELAVPFEKSKSHPAALTTTRYGVSGKELLKANIDREILLMKRNSFVYIFRTFQLILMSIIAMTLFFRTNMKHDTVNDGVLYMGAVFFGVLMIMFNGLSELSLTVFKLPIFFKQRDLLFFPAWSYTLPSWIVKVPITFIEVGGYVFLTYYVIGFDPNVGRFFKQYLLLLAVNQMAAALFRFVSGVSRNMIVANVFASFMLLVVMVLGGFILIRDNIKKWWIWGYWISPMMYAQNAISVNEMLGHRWDKILNSTASNETLGVQTLKSRAVFTEAKWYWIGFGALVGFTILFNALFTLALTYLKPYGNSQPSVSEEELQEKHANIKGEVLDGNHLVSASSHLSTGVHSETNSAIMEDDSASTKKGMILPFDPLSLTFDNIKYSVDMPQEMKAQGVQEDRLELLKGVSGSFRPGVLTALMGVSGAGKTTLMDVLAGRKTGGYIEGDIRISGYPKKQETFARVSGYCEQNDIHSPQVTVYESLLFSAWLRLPKDIDSNKRKIFIEEVMELVELKPLRNALVGLPGVNGLSTEQRKRLTIAVELVANPSIIFMDEPTSGLDARAAAIVMRTVRNTVDTGRTVVCTIHQPSIDIFEAFDELFLMKRGGEEIYAGPLGHHSSELINYFEAIQGVSKIKDGYNPATWMLEVTTTSQEQILGLDFSDMYKKSELYQRNKALIKELSQPAPGSSDMHFSSKYSQSSITQCVACLWKQNLSYWRNPPYNTVRFFFTTIIALLLGTIFWDLGGKIYTSQDLMNAMGSMYAAVLFIGVMNCTSVQPVVAVERTVFYRERAAGMYSAFPYAFGQVVIELPYALVQDILYSVIVYSMIGFEWTAAKFFWYLFFGYFTLLYFTFYGMMAVGLTPNYNIAAIVSAAFYAIWNLFSGFIIPRPKTPIWWRWYCWLCPVAWTLYGLVVSQFGDVMTPMDDKRPVKVFVEDYFDFKHSWLGWVAAVVVAFAVLFATLFGFAIMKLNFQKR